One genomic segment of Deltaproteobacteria bacterium includes these proteins:
- a CDS encoding bifunctional 3,4-dihydroxy-2-butanone-4-phosphate synthase/GTP cyclohydrolase II: MNTTEQLIEDIRSGKMVVLIDDEDRENEGDLVLSADFVTPQTINFMAKEARGLICLSLTHEQIERLQLPLMVREETNFSPNKTAFTVSIEAAKGVSTGISAADRAHTIRIASRVDAKPSDVITPGHIFPIRAKDGGVLKRAGHTEGSIDLCRLAGLSPAAVICEVMNDDGTMARVGDLKTFAKKHGLKIGTIVDLIKYRLENESLVEEVAHAKLPNRFGEDFEVRAFRSVLDGTEHLVMQLGDISKGDQACLVRVHSECMTGDVFGSTRCDCGPQLHKAMEMISREGRGVILYLRQEGRGIGLVNKIRAYSLQDKGLDTVEANVHLGFPPDARDYGIGAQILRAIGLKKIRLLTNNPSKRVGLKGYGIEVVGRVPLVVESHKNNAAYLDVKRDKMGHVFDSVED, encoded by the coding sequence ATGAATACGACTGAGCAATTGATTGAAGATATCCGCAGCGGCAAAATGGTCGTGCTGATCGACGATGAGGATCGTGAAAACGAAGGCGACTTGGTATTGTCCGCTGACTTTGTCACGCCCCAAACAATCAACTTCATGGCAAAAGAGGCACGTGGTCTGATTTGCCTTTCGCTGACGCACGAACAGATTGAACGATTACAACTGCCATTGATGGTTCGCGAAGAAACAAATTTTTCGCCCAACAAAACGGCTTTCACTGTTAGCATCGAGGCAGCCAAAGGCGTGAGCACCGGAATTAGTGCCGCCGATCGCGCGCACACTATTCGCATCGCCAGCCGCGTCGACGCAAAGCCAAGTGATGTAATTACCCCGGGACATATTTTTCCTATTCGCGCAAAAGATGGCGGTGTTTTAAAGCGCGCTGGTCACACCGAGGGCAGCATTGACCTCTGTCGATTGGCAGGGCTTTCGCCAGCAGCCGTCATCTGCGAAGTGATGAACGATGACGGTACCATGGCGCGGGTCGGAGATCTGAAGACGTTTGCAAAAAAACACGGCCTAAAAATAGGCACCATCGTCGATTTGATTAAATACCGATTGGAAAATGAATCACTTGTCGAGGAAGTCGCTCACGCGAAACTTCCCAATCGCTTCGGTGAGGATTTTGAAGTTCGAGCTTTTCGCAGTGTTTTAGATGGCACTGAACACTTGGTGATGCAGCTGGGGGACATTTCCAAAGGCGACCAGGCTTGTTTGGTGCGGGTACACTCCGAGTGCATGACAGGCGATGTGTTCGGCAGCACGCGCTGCGACTGTGGTCCCCAACTTCACAAGGCTATGGAGATGATCTCCCGCGAAGGGCGGGGAGTTATACTTTATTTGCGTCAAGAAGGACGAGGAATTGGTCTTGTGAACAAGATTCGAGCCTACTCACTTCAGGACAAGGGTCTAGATACCGTTGAAGCCAACGTTCACCTCGGTTTCCCGCCCGATGCGCGGGACTACGGGATTGGCGCACAAATTCTTCGAGCGATCGGTCTGAAGAAGATCCGTCTTCTTACAAATAATCCGTCGAAGCGCGTTGGCTTAAAAGGGTACGGGATCGAGGTTGTTGGTCGAGTACCGCTCGTTGTTGAGTCTCACAAAAACAATGCGGCTTACCTCGATGTAAAGCGCGACAAGATGGGCCACGTTTTTGACTCGGTCGAAGACTGA
- a CDS encoding 6,7-dimethyl-8-ribityllumazine synthase produces MKRSAARKKQDSVVPKKTLTASHEVLFGSLVGAKITVGVVTARFNSDVTSRLEEGALRKLSELGVPSKNIRVASVPGAVEITTAAKALFNSGVDVVITLGCIIRGETTHYEMVCAAVERGCTQLQLETGKPVVFGVLTTENEEQAFARLGGQHGHKGEEAAEVAVEMVNLLKAIKKSKR; encoded by the coding sequence ATGAAGCGTTCAGCAGCAAGAAAAAAGCAAGACTCTGTAGTGCCGAAAAAAACACTCACTGCTTCCCACGAGGTACTCTTTGGCTCGCTGGTAGGCGCAAAGATCACGGTCGGGGTCGTGACCGCCCGTTTTAATAGTGACGTCACTTCGCGGCTCGAAGAGGGAGCCCTCAGAAAACTTTCAGAGCTTGGTGTTCCATCAAAAAATATTCGCGTTGCCAGTGTCCCTGGGGCTGTAGAAATCACGACGGCCGCCAAAGCGCTTTTCAATTCTGGTGTGGACGTCGTGATCACGCTTGGCTGCATAATACGCGGCGAAACCACTCATTACGAAATGGTGTGTGCGGCCGTCGAAAGAGGCTGCACGCAGTTGCAGTTAGAAACGGGGAAACCTGTCGTATTCGGCGTCCTCACAACTGAAAATGAAGAGCAGGCGTTTGCTCGTTTAGGCGGTCAGCACGGCCACAAGGGCGAAGAAGCGGCGGAAGTCGCGGTTGAAATGGTAAATCTCCTGAAAGCGATAAAAAAATCGAAAAGATGA
- a CDS encoding PAS domain-containing protein — MIYQIAPKEFKKRKREIALIVGLSVLFVVLTLVEIKLVGISQQLPFVHSIFFFGLVNFNIILLLLLFFLIFRNVVKVFVESSGRVVGSSLKGKLIAAFVAFASVPTALMFLVSVFYINSSFDKWFSVRMASVLKNSLEVNQEYVFSAKKKNFHFAKLIATELEKQSGQPAARLVESARSKYNLDSVDYYPGLLAARVAALSPDESIPRVPPVSLEFLRNGVSARSESSIIHHFGEGNLVRVIVPVDRRSERGAVVVSTFIPISLISKIDDISAAHEEFRNVNPLEYPIKSIYLIILSLMTLVILLCATWFGFHLARELSIPLELLGSATKRIAKGDYQPVGIRSGSKEVNHLVASFNQMVGHLDRSKREVLEANRNLTDTLERLDDHSRYIQVVLSNVTTGVVSVDQEEQITTINHHAAELLQIDPDKYVGRSVKDVLSKEYFVIYQELLSQMRSHGFVNFQRELRIELNGRTIPLQMNLALLQDDRGEDMGKVLVFDDLTMLLNAQRAAAWTEVARRIAHEIKNPLTPIKLSAQRLEKKFGAQIQDPVFSSCIGMIIRQTDDLKRLVNEFSNFARLPQTRPVMGSMAKTIEEAVTVFQVAHKDLHIAVDLDASLPEFRFDPDQMKRVLINLLDNAVAAVSDVSEPRVSVRTQYDGLLKLVRLSVNDNGVGIPQQDRDRVFEPYFSTKESGTGLGLAIVRRIVEDHNGFIRALQNEPQGTRILVELPVAEADATTSSRSNLAQRS, encoded by the coding sequence ATGATTTATCAGATTGCACCGAAAGAATTTAAGAAGAGAAAACGTGAGATTGCTCTCATCGTTGGTCTTTCGGTGCTGTTTGTTGTTTTGACTCTGGTTGAAATCAAACTGGTTGGGATCAGTCAGCAGCTGCCTTTCGTTCACTCGATTTTCTTTTTTGGACTCGTCAATTTTAACATCATTCTACTGCTGCTTCTTTTCTTTTTAATTTTTCGGAATGTCGTCAAAGTGTTTGTCGAAAGCAGCGGCAGAGTTGTCGGTAGTTCCCTTAAAGGGAAACTGATCGCCGCGTTTGTCGCATTCGCTTCTGTACCAACAGCGTTGATGTTTTTGGTTTCTGTTTTTTATATTAACTCGAGTTTTGATAAATGGTTTTCCGTCCGAATGGCTTCCGTCCTGAAGAACTCTCTTGAGGTTAACCAGGAGTATGTCTTTTCGGCGAAAAAAAAGAATTTCCATTTCGCAAAGCTCATTGCGACGGAACTTGAAAAACAAAGTGGCCAACCGGCTGCTCGGCTTGTTGAAAGCGCGAGATCGAAATACAATCTGGATTCGGTCGACTATTATCCAGGGCTGCTTGCCGCCCGCGTTGCCGCCTTGTCGCCGGATGAATCCATTCCGCGCGTGCCGCCAGTTTCATTAGAGTTTTTGCGAAACGGTGTTTCGGCCCGGTCTGAATCGAGCATCATTCACCATTTCGGAGAAGGAAACCTGGTAAGGGTTATTGTTCCAGTCGATCGACGAAGTGAACGAGGAGCTGTGGTCGTTTCAACGTTCATTCCGATTTCCTTGATCTCGAAAATCGATGACATTTCCGCCGCCCATGAAGAGTTTCGCAACGTGAACCCACTCGAGTATCCAATTAAGTCGATCTACTTGATTATTTTGTCACTGATGACGTTGGTAATTTTGCTTTGTGCAACTTGGTTTGGTTTTCATCTTGCCCGGGAACTTTCCATCCCGCTGGAACTTTTGGGTTCAGCCACCAAACGCATCGCGAAAGGCGACTATCAGCCGGTCGGAATTCGGTCGGGTTCAAAAGAGGTCAACCATCTTGTAGCAAGTTTCAATCAAATGGTTGGGCATTTAGATCGGTCGAAAAGAGAAGTTCTGGAAGCCAACCGAAATCTCACTGACACCCTTGAACGACTAGATGACCACAGTCGCTATATTCAGGTCGTCTTGTCAAACGTGACAACTGGGGTAGTTTCTGTCGATCAGGAAGAACAAATCACGACGATCAATCATCACGCGGCAGAGCTTTTACAGATCGACCCGGACAAATACGTCGGGCGTTCGGTTAAAGATGTTTTATCCAAAGAGTACTTTGTAATTTACCAAGAGCTTCTAAGCCAGATGCGTTCGCACGGCTTCGTCAATTTTCAACGCGAGTTGAGAATCGAGCTGAACGGGCGGACGATTCCACTACAAATGAATTTGGCTTTATTGCAGGATGATCGCGGTGAGGACATGGGAAAGGTTCTTGTGTTCGATGATTTGACCATGTTGTTGAATGCCCAGCGTGCGGCGGCATGGACGGAAGTTGCCCGGCGAATCGCTCACGAGATAAAAAATCCCCTGACCCCCATCAAGCTTTCTGCCCAGCGCTTAGAAAAAAAGTTTGGCGCACAAATTCAGGATCCGGTGTTTTCGTCCTGCATCGGCATGATTATCAGGCAAACCGACGATCTGAAACGCCTGGTAAATGAATTCTCGAACTTTGCTCGCCTGCCACAAACTCGACCCGTGATGGGATCGATGGCAAAAACGATCGAGGAAGCCGTAACGGTGTTTCAGGTTGCCCACAAGGACCTTCATATTGCTGTCGATCTAGACGCATCTTTGCCCGAGTTTCGGTTTGATCCAGATCAGATGAAACGGGTCCTTATCAATCTGCTCGATAACGCAGTGGCAGCTGTTTCGGATGTATCGGAACCTCGAGTTTCAGTTAGAACGCAATATGACGGTCTATTGAAGCTGGTTCGGCTCAGCGTAAATGACAATGGTGTTGGGATTCCGCAGCAGGACCGAGACCGCGTTTTCGAGCCGTACTTTTCGACAAAGGAAAGCGGCACGGGCTTGGGCCTCGCGATCGTTCGGCGGATTGTTGAGGACCACAATGGCTTTATCCGGGCGTTGCAAAACGAACCTCAGGGGACTCGCATTCTCGTCGAGCTGCCAGTTGCCGAGGCGGATGCGACCACTTCTAGTCGATCAAACTTAGCTCAAAGGTCCTGA
- a CDS encoding sigma-54-dependent Fis family transcriptional regulator translates to MSTLFPRDASFGSGNTKILVIDDEAPIREVLSASLVDEGYEVRTARSGDEGLRVLEEFRPAVVFLDIWMPGSMDGLDVLKEARPKSSFCEFVMMSGHGTIETAVKAVKLGAWDFVEKPLSIDRILILAKNILSVQSERGEKNALLNKLRKNIAIVGEAPAMMSLKQLIARVAASNSWVLITGENGTGKELVAQNVHYLSSRASKPFIDVNCAAIPEDLIESELFGHEKGAFTGAEKARKGKFDHANGGTIFLDEIGDMSLKTQAKILRILQEKRFNRVGSEVAIEVDVRVVAATNKNLEVEIKEGRFREDLYYRLNVIPCHVPALRDRTPDLPALVQHFSELFAREGGFRLKSFSEAAMNRLVAHPWPGNVRELRNFIERIYILTPSEFVDVHDLRFAGLTSRSGGGASMGADFAYGIEGGIEGSVEAGADSGLDSATGDGGTGSGDGIDNFREARAKFEKEYLLRKISENKGNISKTAEAIGLERSYLHRKIKGYGIDVEEIV, encoded by the coding sequence GTGAGCACTCTTTTTCCACGCGATGCCAGCTTCGGTTCGGGAAATACCAAAATTCTTGTCATCGATGATGAGGCGCCAATCCGTGAGGTCTTGTCAGCAAGTCTTGTGGATGAGGGGTATGAAGTAAGAACGGCACGCTCGGGTGATGAAGGGCTTCGTGTTCTCGAAGAGTTTCGGCCGGCTGTCGTGTTCCTCGATATATGGATGCCTGGTTCGATGGACGGTCTCGATGTCCTAAAAGAGGCGCGGCCGAAATCGTCTTTTTGTGAGTTTGTCATGATGTCTGGTCACGGCACAATTGAAACAGCCGTGAAGGCCGTAAAGCTTGGCGCATGGGATTTTGTCGAAAAGCCACTTTCGATCGATCGGATTCTCATTTTGGCAAAGAACATTTTGAGCGTTCAAAGTGAACGCGGCGAAAAAAATGCGCTTTTAAACAAGCTTCGTAAAAATATCGCCATCGTCGGCGAAGCCCCGGCGATGATGTCGTTGAAACAGCTAATTGCACGGGTCGCAGCTTCGAACTCGTGGGTCCTTATCACGGGCGAGAACGGGACCGGGAAAGAGCTTGTTGCGCAGAATGTTCATTACCTGAGTTCACGTGCCTCAAAGCCGTTTATTGACGTGAATTGCGCAGCAATTCCGGAAGATCTTATCGAGAGCGAGCTTTTCGGACACGAAAAAGGTGCATTCACTGGAGCCGAAAAAGCGCGAAAGGGAAAATTTGATCACGCCAACGGTGGCACGATATTCCTCGATGAGATTGGGGACATGAGTTTGAAAACGCAGGCAAAAATTCTGCGTATACTTCAAGAAAAGCGATTTAATCGCGTCGGCAGCGAAGTGGCAATTGAAGTCGACGTCCGCGTCGTTGCTGCGACTAATAAAAATCTTGAAGTGGAAATAAAAGAAGGTCGATTTCGCGAAGATCTTTATTATCGCCTCAACGTTATTCCCTGCCATGTGCCAGCGCTTCGCGATCGAACGCCTGATTTACCAGCGCTTGTTCAGCATTTTAGCGAGCTATTCGCGCGAGAGGGTGGCTTTCGCCTGAAATCTTTTTCTGAGGCTGCGATGAACAGGTTAGTAGCGCACCCATGGCCAGGAAATGTTCGCGAACTTCGGAACTTCATTGAGCGCATTTATATTCTTACTCCTTCGGAATTCGTCGATGTTCATGACTTGAGATTTGCTGGACTTACCTCACGTTCTGGTGGTGGAGCTTCTATGGGCGCCGACTTTGCCTATGGAATTGAAGGTGGCATTGAAGGTAGTGTTGAGGCTGGGGCTGATTCCGGACTTGATTCGGCGACCGGAGATGGTGGCACCGGTAGCGGCGACGGGATCGACAATTTCCGAGAAGCCAGAGCAAAGTTCGAAAAAGAATATCTCTTACGAAAAATATCCGAGAATAAAGGCAATATTTCGAAAACCGCTGAAGCGATCGGGCTTGAGCGAAGCTATTTGCATCGCAAGATCAAAGGCTATGGCATCGATGTCGAGGAGATCGTATAA
- a CDS encoding proline--tRNA ligase, protein MRWSKAHLFTMKDAPNDAEIPSHKLMARAGMIKKVAPGIYTYGNLALRALRKFEAIIRQELDSRGCQEVLMPMVQPAELWQETNRWKEMGDGLLKFKNRNGQDFCLGATHEEVITDYVRKDVKSYRDLPANLYQIQTKYRDEIRPRFGLMRGREFIMKDAYSFDTDEASALKNYDLMYDAYKAIFDRLGLQYRIVEADAGNIGGSKTHEFQVLAEAGEDHLMVCDTCDFAANIEVAPAVTKPAKSAVTALPMESFPTPGLKSIGTLSKSLGIPENQLVKTMFFSTNDGSDPLKKDLMAIAVCLAGDDEVNPIKLKNALGLSNPPLLLTDEEVKQTTGAWPGSCGPVGLKIPVYFDTAIEGFANFVVGANKDAEHLKNVNFGRDVQVKKFADVRMAKPGHFCPRCQENGKAGVYKSFRGIEVGHVFYLGSKYSKAMQATYLTPEGTAKPIEMGCYGIGVSRTIQAAIEQSHDADGIVWPHGIAPFDVHLVVLDPEQEEVRQSAEVLYRDLQAHGLDVLMDDRIERPGVKFKDADLIGLPVRLNVGGRGLKEGIIEVMARKNKALEKVKAEEATEKVLELLATIRAGQLPPKLADRAGT, encoded by the coding sequence ATGCGTTGGTCCAAAGCTCACTTATTTACTATGAAAGATGCTCCGAACGACGCGGAAATTCCAAGCCACAAGCTGATGGCTCGTGCGGGGATGATCAAGAAGGTCGCCCCTGGCATTTACACCTATGGCAATCTTGCCCTTCGTGCCCTTCGCAAGTTTGAAGCGATCATTCGCCAGGAATTGGACAGTCGCGGCTGCCAAGAGGTCTTGATGCCGATGGTTCAACCAGCGGAATTGTGGCAGGAAACCAATCGTTGGAAAGAAATGGGCGATGGCCTGTTGAAATTCAAAAACCGCAATGGTCAGGATTTTTGTCTCGGCGCAACCCACGAGGAAGTGATTACAGATTACGTTCGAAAAGACGTGAAATCGTATCGCGATCTTCCGGCAAATCTCTATCAGATTCAGACGAAGTACCGCGACGAAATTCGTCCGCGTTTTGGACTGATGCGCGGCCGCGAGTTTATTATGAAAGACGCGTACAGCTTCGATACCGACGAGGCTTCAGCGTTAAAAAACTACGATCTCATGTATGACGCGTACAAAGCGATTTTCGATCGCTTGGGGCTTCAGTACAGAATTGTTGAAGCGGATGCAGGCAATATTGGCGGAAGTAAAACGCATGAGTTTCAAGTTCTTGCAGAAGCCGGAGAAGATCACCTGATGGTATGTGACACTTGTGATTTCGCGGCCAACATTGAGGTGGCACCGGCCGTTACCAAGCCGGCAAAATCTGCGGTAACCGCTCTGCCAATGGAAAGCTTTCCCACGCCCGGCCTGAAGTCGATCGGAACACTTTCGAAGTCGCTTGGAATTCCGGAAAATCAGTTGGTAAAGACGATGTTCTTTTCGACCAACGATGGCTCTGATCCATTGAAAAAGGATCTGATGGCCATAGCGGTTTGCCTTGCCGGCGACGATGAAGTGAATCCAATTAAGTTAAAAAATGCGTTGGGATTGTCTAACCCGCCCTTGCTTTTGACTGACGAAGAGGTCAAGCAAACGACTGGCGCTTGGCCGGGAAGCTGCGGGCCGGTGGGATTGAAGATCCCGGTCTACTTTGACACAGCAATTGAAGGTTTTGCGAACTTCGTCGTAGGCGCGAACAAAGATGCCGAACATCTAAAAAATGTAAACTTCGGTCGTGACGTACAGGTGAAAAAGTTTGCGGACGTTCGAATGGCAAAACCTGGACATTTCTGCCCACGCTGCCAGGAAAATGGCAAAGCTGGCGTGTACAAATCTTTCCGAGGGATCGAAGTCGGACACGTGTTTTATCTGGGTTCGAAGTATTCCAAAGCGATGCAGGCTACTTACCTTACGCCAGAGGGAACGGCGAAGCCGATCGAAATGGGTTGCTATGGAATCGGCGTTTCGCGCACGATTCAAGCCGCCATCGAGCAATCGCACGACGCGGATGGAATTGTTTGGCCACACGGAATTGCTCCGTTTGATGTGCATCTCGTTGTTCTGGATCCAGAGCAAGAGGAAGTTCGTCAGTCCGCGGAAGTTCTGTACCGAGATCTTCAAGCTCACGGTCTTGACGTATTGATGGATGATCGAATTGAACGGCCCGGTGTGAAATTTAAAGATGCAGATCTCATTGGCCTTCCTGTTCGCCTCAATGTGGGCGGTCGGGGGCTGAAAGAAGGCATCATCGAAGTGATGGCGCGAAAAAATAAAGCTCTTGAAAAAGTGAAAGCCGAAGAGGCGACAGAAAAAGTGTTGGAACTGCTCGCGACTATTCGAGCTGGTCAATTGCCTCCTAAGCTAGCTGATAGGGCGGGTACTTAA
- the pyrF gene encoding orotidine-5'-phosphate decarboxylase: MSNSATKPEPKVFVALDLDSPADAVAIAESLSGMGLGFKLGPRLMLREGASLVKKVAQHGSVFVDCKHFDIPSTMDAAIRTAFEAGADYSTIHALAGPKALQQMAKVEADLNRHRPFRILTVTILTSFDKDTLPVHLRGQEIGGLVEDLAQEARKEGLKSFVCSPLEAARLKKAIPDSYLVTPGIRPSGSGAGDQIRIETPASAAEAGASALVVGRPILEARDRREMALRILNEFSERV, from the coding sequence ATGTCGAACTCTGCTACCAAGCCTGAACCGAAAGTGTTCGTCGCGTTGGATCTTGATAGTCCGGCTGACGCCGTAGCCATTGCGGAATCATTGTCAGGAATGGGGCTTGGATTTAAATTAGGCCCCCGGTTGATGTTGCGGGAAGGCGCGAGCCTAGTTAAAAAAGTGGCCCAACATGGTTCGGTCTTCGTCGACTGCAAGCACTTTGATATTCCTTCGACCATGGACGCGGCCATTCGAACTGCGTTCGAAGCAGGTGCTGATTATTCGACGATTCACGCCCTCGCAGGTCCGAAAGCACTTCAACAGATGGCGAAAGTCGAAGCAGATCTTAATCGCCATCGTCCCTTTCGCATTTTAACGGTGACCATTTTAACTAGCTTTGACAAAGACACATTGCCGGTGCACTTGCGAGGGCAGGAAATTGGCGGTCTCGTTGAAGATCTTGCTCAAGAGGCACGAAAAGAAGGTTTAAAGAGTTTTGTCTGTTCTCCGCTAGAGGCGGCTCGCTTAAAAAAAGCGATTCCTGATAGCTATCTCGTCACACCTGGTATCCGCCCGAGCGGATCCGGCGCCGGCGATCAAATTCGAATAGAAACTCCTGCATCAGCCGCTGAAGCGGGCGCGAGTGCCCTTGTCGTGGGTCGACCAATACTAGAAGCGCGCGACCGTCGCGAGATGGCGCTTCGAATTCTGAATGAATTCAGTGAAAGAGTTTGA
- a CDS encoding RNA methyltransferase — MSKGRRPEKRTERTSRPDSKPGARPAGRGGPGRPTGKSGDRGTLAPSSRPMSRPPAHIAARAAANRTADSEESPVVIRSEGRAPGSTNPTAKPNSAFMISGRERLSLGLHSVREAIKVRPHAIKRLGLREDYLRAPQIKEIADLATENNVEIRPLSAKELDNIGSGHQGAAAVITESPKFNLNALKKLDKCIVVACDGLEDPMNLGAILRSAWLLGAAGILLPQDRSVTVTTATTKVASGGAEHVPVEVVSNLPRELELMREAGFWIFGLAEKGTGLPWNFKLPEKIVWVIGSESSGLRITVERACDELVKLPQVPGGSSYNAAVAATMALYESVRQHGLPPKS; from the coding sequence ATGTCTAAAGGCCGACGTCCCGAAAAACGTACTGAACGCACCAGCCGACCTGACTCGAAGCCAGGCGCGCGTCCAGCAGGTCGAGGCGGTCCAGGCCGTCCGACTGGTAAGTCAGGTGACCGCGGTACACTCGCGCCATCGTCTCGTCCGATGTCGCGTCCGCCGGCACACATCGCCGCTCGCGCTGCTGCAAACCGGACGGCGGATTCCGAGGAATCTCCGGTGGTCATACGCAGCGAAGGTCGAGCTCCCGGCTCGACAAACCCAACGGCGAAACCAAACTCTGCTTTTATGATTTCGGGTCGGGAGCGATTGTCGCTCGGTCTTCATTCCGTTCGGGAGGCCATTAAGGTTCGACCGCATGCGATTAAACGCCTGGGACTTCGCGAAGACTATTTACGCGCACCGCAGATCAAAGAAATCGCGGATCTCGCCACAGAAAACAATGTCGAGATTCGACCGCTTTCAGCAAAAGAGCTCGATAACATCGGCTCAGGTCACCAGGGTGCGGCTGCCGTCATTACGGAATCGCCGAAGTTCAATCTCAACGCCTTGAAGAAGCTCGATAAGTGTATTGTGGTTGCCTGCGATGGCTTGGAAGATCCCATGAACCTTGGGGCAATTCTTCGTTCTGCTTGGTTGTTAGGGGCGGCGGGCATTCTGCTGCCGCAAGACCGCAGCGTGACCGTCACAACTGCCACAACAAAAGTTGCTAGTGGCGGAGCGGAACATGTACCGGTAGAGGTTGTATCCAATCTTCCCCGCGAGCTCGAGCTCATGCGCGAAGCGGGATTCTGGATCTTTGGCCTCGCCGAGAAAGGAACGGGGCTTCCTTGGAACTTTAAGCTTCCGGAAAAAATCGTGTGGGTTATCGGGTCCGAGTCCTCGGGCCTCAGAATCACCGTCGAGCGCGCTTGTGATGAACTCGTGAAGCTTCCGCAAGTTCCGGGTGGATCGAGCTATAATGCAGCTGTCGCCGCGACTATGGCCCTCTATGAGTCTGTCCGTCAGCACGGTCTACCGCCTAAGTCTTAG
- the zwf gene encoding glucose-6-phosphate dehydrogenase, translated as MSTLFALPPADMVIFGGMGDLSLRKILPALYYRFTEKQFNHEGRIFVLAKTELAQDAFLAQVHEHLQLHVKKDDFSENKWRDFSKTLRHVRVDANDQATYASFSKLLSDQARPVRVFYLATPSSAFGEICHQLKVNGLITSESRVVVEKPLGSNMATFQSLDESILDCFHENQIYRIDHYLGKETVQNLIVLRFANNIFERLWNSDNIEHVQITVAEEIGVGNRGRYYDDSGALRDMVQNHLLQLLCLVAMEAPSHITPDQVRDEKLKVLKSLRPILANDCQQLTVKGQYRSGMAGHTRMNSYVEDVGVAQSQTETYVAIKAFVDNWRWSGVPFYLRTGKRMQKRFSEIVIQFRAVPLNIFPGTTSPPETNKLIIRLQPDESVKLQVATKTPGPGGYRIQPVFLNLSFSEAFTHRSPDAYERLLMDVVRGNPTLFMRSDEVKASWSWTENILEAWKSTNQPVLPYGAGTVGPADAAVLLGKDGAKWHEEYL; from the coding sequence ATGTCTACGCTTTTCGCTCTTCCTCCAGCTGATATGGTGATTTTTGGCGGCATGGGTGACTTGTCGCTTAGAAAAATTCTGCCTGCCCTTTATTACCGCTTCACGGAGAAACAATTTAATCACGAAGGACGAATTTTCGTTCTGGCTAAGACGGAACTCGCTCAAGATGCGTTTCTCGCGCAGGTTCACGAGCATCTCCAGCTGCACGTGAAGAAAGATGATTTTAGCGAGAACAAATGGAGAGATTTTTCCAAAACTCTTCGGCACGTTCGCGTAGATGCGAATGATCAAGCTACTTACGCGTCGTTTTCGAAACTTCTTTCAGATCAAGCGAGGCCCGTTCGAGTATTCTATTTAGCAACGCCGTCCTCCGCGTTCGGAGAGATCTGTCATCAGCTAAAAGTTAACGGCTTAATAACTTCGGAATCTCGTGTGGTCGTGGAAAAACCGCTGGGTTCCAACATGGCGACATTTCAAAGTCTTGACGAGTCTATCTTGGATTGTTTCCATGAAAATCAAATCTATCGAATTGACCACTACTTGGGAAAAGAAACTGTCCAAAACCTCATCGTCTTGCGATTTGCCAATAATATATTTGAACGTCTTTGGAACAGCGACAATATCGAACACGTTCAAATCACCGTCGCTGAAGAAATTGGTGTTGGAAATCGAGGCCGCTATTACGACGATTCGGGTGCACTGCGAGACATGGTTCAAAACCACTTGTTGCAGCTTCTCTGCTTGGTTGCCATGGAGGCTCCAAGTCACATTACGCCTGACCAAGTCCGAGATGAAAAACTCAAAGTCCTGAAGTCGTTGCGGCCGATCCTCGCGAATGACTGCCAACAGCTGACGGTCAAGGGTCAGTATCGAAGCGGCATGGCCGGTCACACACGCATGAACAGCTACGTCGAAGACGTCGGAGTAGCACAAAGTCAGACCGAGACTTACGTGGCGATAAAGGCTTTTGTCGATAACTGGCGTTGGTCGGGAGTTCCGTTTTATTTGCGCACTGGCAAGCGGATGCAAAAACGTTTTTCCGAAATCGTTATCCAATTTCGAGCAGTACCGCTGAACATATTCCCTGGCACAACTAGCCCGCCAGAAACCAACAAGCTTATTATCCGCTTACAGCCGGATGAAAGTGTGAAGTTGCAAGTTGCGACGAAGACGCCTGGTCCGGGCGGCTACCGAATCCAGCCGGTTTTTTTAAATTTGAGTTTTTCCGAAGCATTTACCCACCGTTCACCAGACGCTTACGAACGTCTTTTGATGGACGTGGTGCGAGGCAATCCGACTTTGTTTATGCGCTCGGATGAAGTGAAGGCTTCATGGAGTTGGACAGAAAATATTTTAGAAGCTTGGAAGTCCACCAACCAACCCGTTTTGCCTTATGGCGCGGGCACTGTTGGACCAGCGGATGCGGCCGTTTTGCTAGGGAAAGACGGCGCGAAATGGCATGAGGAATACTTGTGA